The Providencia sp. PROV188 genome includes a region encoding these proteins:
- a CDS encoding FecR family protein, translating into MANNQTQQPENTSSVEQQRIDEDAALWFTRVHSQQLSDQQSQEFKIWLRASKAHEDAYEAIAGIWQDIEKVPRPALVKSTASKFGFSSFWKPLGHLVAACFIAAVLFLPYSQLPSMLLNNMTLVSTDSTKEVTLSDGSQLFLNRDTRIRVAYETPIRQLYLDQGSAYFKVKSNPYRPFVINVDQRRIQVVGTEFEVNKKGEQVAVSVSQGIVSFQSLNSQKPVLLLAGQGALSPSINGKIALNSVSPQEVARWRFGELNFVDKPLGEVLSELKTYSDFQVELSPSNLANRKISGRINLQQPDAFFQALPSLLPVQVVYQDKNNLLIIQNKKNK; encoded by the coding sequence ATGGCAAACAACCAAACCCAGCAGCCAGAAAATACCTCGTCAGTCGAGCAACAACGCATCGACGAAGACGCGGCGCTGTGGTTTACCCGTGTTCATAGTCAACAGCTCAGTGACCAACAATCTCAAGAATTTAAAATTTGGTTACGTGCTTCAAAAGCCCATGAGGATGCCTATGAAGCAATTGCGGGGATTTGGCAAGATATTGAAAAAGTTCCGCGCCCTGCGCTTGTTAAATCGACAGCGTCAAAATTTGGTTTTTCATCGTTTTGGAAGCCTCTCGGTCATCTAGTTGCCGCCTGTTTTATTGCTGCCGTCCTGTTTTTACCTTACAGCCAGCTTCCCTCCATGTTGCTCAATAACATGACGCTGGTTTCCACTGACTCCACCAAAGAAGTGACATTGTCAGATGGCTCTCAGCTGTTTCTCAATCGCGATACCCGCATTCGAGTCGCTTATGAAACGCCAATCCGCCAGCTCTACTTAGACCAAGGTTCCGCTTATTTTAAAGTGAAATCCAACCCTTATCGCCCGTTCGTTATCAATGTCGATCAACGGCGAATTCAGGTCGTCGGAACGGAATTTGAAGTGAATAAAAAAGGCGAGCAGGTGGCGGTCAGTGTCAGCCAAGGCATTGTGAGTTTTCAAAGCCTCAACAGCCAAAAACCCGTATTACTGCTTGCCGGACAAGGGGCGTTAAGCCCGAGCATCAATGGAAAAATCGCGCTCAATTCAGTCTCCCCGCAAGAGGTGGCAAGATGGCGTTTCGGTGAGCTCAACTTTGTGGATAAGCCCCTCGGTGAAGTTTTGTCTGAATTAAAAACCTATTCCGACTTTCAGGTTGAACTCTCTCCGAGCAATTTAGCCAACCGGAAAATATCCGGACGCATTAACCTTCAGCAGCCAGATGCCTTTTTTCAGGCACTTCCCTCACTCCTTCCTGTGCAAGTCGTGTATCAGGATAAAAATAACCTACTGATTATCCAAAACAAAAAAAATAAATAA